AGCCGACGGAAATGGCAGCGGCGGCGACGCGCCAAAGGTCGATCGCAAGGCGGAAAAGCGCAACGCCGCCGAATGGCGCGAAAAGCAGAAGGCGGCGAAGAATGCCGTCAGCAAGGCCGAAAAGGAAATGGCGACGCTCGCTGCCGAGCGCAGCCGTATCGACCAGGCGCTGTTCGATCCCAAATCCGCCTCCGGCGCGGAGGCGAAAATGACCATGACGCAGCTCATGGTCAAGCGCGCCGATGTTGAGAAGAAGCTGGAAACGGCGGAAGAAGCCTGGATGGAAGCCAGCGCGGTGCTGGAGGAGCTGTAAGCCGCGTCAGGCCTGCCCCGGCTCCTCCGTCAGCGGCCCTTCCAGTCCATCGACCCCGCTCCGCATCCGCGTGACGATGTTCCACGTCGCGATGAACAGCGCCGCGATCACCGGCCCGATGACGATGCCGTTGAACCCGAACAGGTCGATCCCGCCCAGCGTCGTGATCAGCACCACATAATCGGGAATCCGCGTATCCCGCCCGACCAGAACCGGGCGCAGGATATTATCCACCATGCCGATCACGAACATCCCGCAAAAGGCAAGGATCAGCCCCTTCACCACAGCGCCCGTGACGAACAGATAGATCGCCACCGGCACCCAGACCAGCCCGGTCCCCACCGCCGGGATCAGCGAGAAGGCGCCCATCAGCACGCCCCACAGCAGCGCCCCCGGCAACCCTAGTGCCCAGAACACCACGCCGCCGATCAACCCCTGCACGATGGCGACGATGATGCTGCCCTTGATGGTCGCGCGGGTGACGACGACGAATTGCTGCATCAGCGCGCGGCGATAGGTAGTGCGCATTGGCGCCGCCGCGTCGAACCGTGCGGCCAGCAGCGCCCCGTCCCGCAACAGGAAAAAGGTCAGGTACAGCATGACCGAAAGCGCCACCAGGAAGCTGAACGCGCTTTGGCCGATGGCAAGCGCCTGCGTGGCGAGCGTGCGGAAGCTGGACGCGATGCCGGAACCCAGCATTTCCCGCACGGCATCGAAATTGGTGATGCCCAGACGCGCCAGAAATGCCGATGCCCAACTGGGGAGGCTTGCCTGAAACTGCTCGAACATCTTTGGAATATTGATCTGGCCGGACTCCACCCGCCCGTAGAAGAGCGTCGCTTCCTGCACCAACGCGATGGACAGGATGATGGCCGGCACGATCACCAGCCCGACGATCAGCAGCAGGGTCAGTCCCGCAGCGCTGTTGCGTCGCCGGGGCATCGCCTGCAACAGCGCCTGGTTGACCGGCGCGAACAATATGGCGGCGATCACGCCCCACAGGATCGCGGCGAAGAACGGTTCGATCACCATGGCGAAGGCGATGGAAACGATCAGGACGAAGCCCAGGAAAACCCCGTCTTCTATCCGCGTTGCTGGCGATGATATGCGGTCCATCAACCCGGTTTGGCAGAACTCTTACTGCAAATCTATCCGTCGCTTATTCCGCTTTGGCACTGAAACCGAAGTGCACGGTCACCTTGGGGTCCAGCCCGGTGCTGCTGTCGCCATTGCCGACGCCAAAGGACGCGCGGGTGATGGTGGCGGAACCGGCAACCTTCCGTGCCTTGCCCTTGCCGGACAGGGTGAAGCGGATGCTCTGCGGCTTGCTCACGCCCTTGAGGCTGAGCGTGCCCGAAGCGCGATAGCCGTTCGCGCCGGTCTTTTCCGCGCCCTTGGCGGTGAAGACCGCCTTGGGATGAGCCGCGACGCCGAAAAATTCATCCCCGGCCAGCATCCCGTCCTTGTAGCTGTCGCCGACGCTGGCGCTGGCAAGGTCGATCTCCACGCGGATGTCGGCGCTGTCGGGATGGTCGGGGTTCATCACGATCTTCGCGGTCCATTTGGCAAAGTTGCCGCTGATCGTCTCGCCGCTGTTGCCGACCGAAAAGCCGATGCTGCCGCCCGGTTGCACGGCCCAGTTGGGCGGCGGGCCTACAGGTTCCTCCACTGCCGCCGCATTATCAGCACTGGCGGGAAGCGCCGCATTGGCGACATTGTCGACCGCCTCCGCCACATTGGCGGCCGCTTCCTCCTCGACCGCAACAGGCGGGACCAGAGCGGCGATCGCCTTGGGTGCGGGCGTCGGCAGGATGATGCGCCCCAGCACGAACCCAACCGCTATCAATCCCGGCAAAGCCGCCAGCAATGCCGGCGATCGCACCGGCATCATCCGCCACATCAGCCCGTCGCGCATCAGGAAGTGATGCCGCAACGCCCCCGCGACATGAAGCGCGAACAATGCAATGCCGACCCATGCCAGCACCGAATGCGCGGCGAATGCCGGATCATTGACGCTCATCGGCAGGGGCAGGTGGGGCAGGGGAACGACCCCGAAGATCAGCGTCGGCACCTTGACCTTCGCGGTCGACACCAATGCCCATCCGGTCAGCGGCGCGCCCAGCATGAAGACATAAAGGCCCGCATGCACCGCCTTTGCCAGTGCGCCCTGCCAGCCGTGCTCGGTCGGAGCCGGGCGCGGCTTCCAGTAACGGATGGCGATCCGCGCCAGGGTCAGCAGCAGGATCAGAATCCCGATCGACTTGTGTAGCTGAAACAGCGCAAAGCCTCGCGCGCCCAGATCCTCCAGCGCCCATCCCACGGCGATCTGGAAGGCGAGCATGGCGGCAATCGCCCAATGCAGGAAAATGGCAATCCGACTATAGCGTTGCATGGCGGCCCTTGTGCGCGGAAACTGTGGCGCGAAAGCTATGCCGTGACCGCCATGAAGTCCATGGCCGCCCCCGGAAACGATCCGTTGCGTAAGGCCGCATGGCCTGTTCGCGCCTGTGTCAAAAAGGTCGCAGCGTCGTCAATATCCTGCCCAAAGATTTGCATCCCCGCCGACAGCGTTTATGAGCATGGGACAAACAGGACATATGGAAAGCAGGACATGGCCAAACCCGAATCCTGGCGTCTGAGCCCGGAAGCCTATCGTTTCGTTACCAGCATCGACACCCGCTTCCAGGATATCGATACCATGGGCCACATCAACAATGTGGCGATTTCCGGGATTTTCGAAACCGCCCGCATCCGCTTTCACCATCATCTGGGCCGCCATCCGCAGGAGCAGGGCGTGCGCTGGATGGTCGCCAATGTGAACCTCAATTTCGTGGAAGAGGCGCACTTCCCCTATCCGTTCGAAGTGCATTGCGCGATCGGCCATATCGGCCGCACCAGCTGGACGATCAGCTCGGCGGGCTTTCAAAAGGGCGTCTGCGTCGCCACCTGCGACACCACTGTCGTCACCCATGGTTCCGAAGGCCGCCGCAGCATCGACGAAACGCTGCGCGAGGCGATGGAACGGAATTTCATCATCCAGCCTGCCTGAGATTCAGGCAAAGCCATCCATGCGGCGGCTCCACTGAAAGGCGATGACCGCGCCCTTGACGGGCTGGATCATCGCCACCGCCAGCAGGATCGCCAGCCCCGGCCACAACACCGCCTGCACTCCCAGCGGAATCTCGAGCGAGGCATTCACCTCGATCATCAGCGGCACCAATATGTGGCCCAGCAGCAGGATGACGATATAGGCCGGGAAATCGTCCGCGCGGGACTGGTCCCAGGCCTGCCCGCAATGCCCGCAGGCGGGGCTGGGCTTGAGGAAGCGCGCAAACATCTTTCCCTCGCCGCAGGCGGGGCAGCGACCGCGCAGCGCCAGCGAGAGCGCCGGGCCGAAGGGGCGCGCCACATCGTCGGGGGAGGGGGAGGTGTTCATGCCGCCCCTCTCTATGGCCTGCGTGCGGAACGCGCAACAGACAGGATCAGACCTTCCGCCCCGGCAAAAGACTGGTAAGAGGGCGGCCATGCGCCTGCCGGGACCGACCGAAGCCTTCGCCTTGTTCGACGATGCCCGAACGCGCGCTCCCGCGCCCGCGCGCCTCTATCGCGACCCGGTATCGATCATCGCCGCGCATGCGCAGGAGGAGGTGCAGCCCGCGCTTGACCGTCTGGCCGAAGCGGCGGAAGCTGGCCTTCATGCCGCCGGCTTCATCAGCTATGAGGCCGGGCTTGCGCTGGAAGACCGGCTTCGTCCAGTCGCCGCGCGTCATCGCGCCGACGCGCCGGGCACGCCGCTGCTCTGGTTCGGCCTGTTCGAAGGGGTGCGCCTGATCGAACCCGATGCTCTGCCGGACCTTTTGCCCGATCCGGCATCGGCCCGCGTGAACTCGGTCACCCCCTTGATCGACGAAGCCGCCTATCGCGCCGCCTTCGCCCAGGTGCAGGATTATATCCGCGCAGGCGACATCTATCAGGTCAACCTGACCTTCCCGTGCGCGGCCCGGTTCAGCGGCGACCCGATGGCGCTCTATGCCGCGATCCGTCCCCGCCAGAATGCGGGCTATGGCGGCGTGATCCGCACCGGCGACCACAGCATCCTGTCCTTCTCGCCCGAACTCTTCTTCACCCATGTGCGCGGCCAACTCACCGCCCGCCCGATGAAGGGCACCGCTCCGCGCGATGCCGACCCGGCGGGCGATGCCGCCCTACGCGACTGGCTGGAAAGCGATCCCAAGCAGCGCGCCGAAAATCTCATGATCGTCGATCTGCTGCGCAACGATCTTTCCCGCGTCTCCCGCGCCGGAACGGTGACGGTGCCCGACCTGTTCAAGGTCGAAACCTATCCCACCGTCCACCAGATGGTGTCGACCGTCCGCGCCCGACTGCTGCCCGGCCTGTCGCCGGTCGATGTGCTGCGCGTCCTCTTCCCCTGCGGATCGATCACCGGCGCGCCCAAGGTCCGGGCGATGGAGATCATCGACGCGGTCGAACCCCATCCGCGCGGCATTTATACCGGCTCCATGGGCTGGATCGATCCGGAGGGCGACGCTGCCTTCAATGTTGCCATCCGCACGATTTGCGTCGAAGAAGGCAGTTCGGAAGGGCGTCTCGGTCTGGGATCGGGCATCGTCGCGGATTCGGAAGTCGCTTCCGAATGGGCGGAATGTCTGGCCAAGGGGCGCTTCCTCACACCAGTTGAATGAACGCAGGGAGCGTGACGGGTTTCAATGGCATTGGCTGACGGACGGTTCGACCTGCTGGAAACGATGGCCTTCGATCCGGTCGACGGCATCCGATTGCTGGAATTGCATATGGAACGGTTGAGGGATAGCGCCACCGCGCTCGATTTCGCCTTCGACCGCCATGATGTGCGCAACGAACTGCAAGCCGCCACCTTCCGCTTGCGCGAACGCAGCCGTCTGCGCCTGCTCGTTTCGCGCAGGGGCTCCATCGCCATCGAAGTGCGCGAGCACCGCACCTGGCCGCAGGCGATCATGCATGTGGCCTGCGTGCCCCGCAAAACACCGGCAAACGACCCGCGCCTTGCGCACAAGACCACCGACCGCGCGCTCTACCGCGATGCGCTGAAACGCGGTGGCACCTATGAAGTGGTGATGACGGATGAGCAGGGCTTCCTGACCGAAGGCAGCTTCTCCTCCATCTTCGTCGAACGTGGCGACAAGCTGCTGACTCCGCCGCTGTCGCGCGGACTGCTTCCCGGCGTGCTGCGCCGCAGCCTCATCGACATGGGGGAGGCCATCGAAGCGGATCTGCGCCCGCGCGACCTTGAAAACGGCTTTTTCATCGGTAACGCGGCGCGCGGCATGGTGGCGGCGTCGCTGGTTCGCTGACAGGATCGCCCGCCGTTACGCCGAACGGAGGCCGGGCAGGGAAAACTGGCGGTTGCCCGATCTTTCGTTGCGCACTAAAGGACGCCGCGTCCGCCTTTGTTGCGGGCCTTGGGATTCTTCATTATGCCGCGATTTCTGGGCCAGCGGGCGGTCCGCCCGCTTTGAAATCGCTCTAGAGAAAGATTGTCACAATGAGCCAGACTTCCGCTGCCCTCGGTCGCATCCAGCCCTCCGCCACCCTGGCGATGAGCGCGCGCGTGAATGCCCTTAAAGCCGAAGGCGTGGACGTGATTGGCCTCTCCGCGGGCGAACCGGACTTCGATACGCCCGACTTCGTGAAGGAGGCGGGGATTGAGGCGATTCGCAAGAATCTGACCCGCTATACCGACGTCGACGGCACCGCCGACGTCAAGGAAGCCGTCGCCTTCAAGTTCCAGCGCGACAATGGCCTCGTCTACAAGCGCAGCCAGATCAGCGTGAACTCGGGCGGCAAGCACACCCTGTTCAACGCGCTGGTCGCGACCGTCGATGTGGGTGATGAAGTCATCATCCCGGCGCCCTATTGGGTCAGCTACCCCGATATCGTGAACTTCGCGGGGGGCACCCCGGTGTTCATCGAAGGCCCGGCGTCGCAGGGTTACAAGATCACCGCCGCCCAGCTGGAAGCCGCGATCACCCCGCGCACCAAATGGGTCATGCTGAACTCGCCCTCCAACCCCTCGGGCGCGGCCTATTCGGCGGCGGAGCTGAAGGAACTGGGCGAAGTGCTGCTGCGTCATCCGCATGTGCTGGTGATGACCGACGACATGTATGAGCATGTCTGGTACGCGCCGACTCCCTTCGCCACCATCGCGCAGGTCTGCCCGGACCTGTACGACCGCACGCTGACGGTGAACGGTTGCTCCAAGGCTTTCTCGATGACCGGCTGGCGCATCGGTTTCGCCGGCGGTCCCGAATGGATCATCAAGGCGATGGGCAAGCTCCAGTCGCAGTCGACCAGCAACCCCTGCTCGATCAGCCAGGCGGCGGCCGCCGCCGCGCTGACCGGCCCGCAGGACTTTCTCGAAGACCGCAACGCTGCCTTCAAGAAGCGCCGCGACATGGTTGTCGCCATGCTGAACGACGCGCCGGGCCTTGACTGCCCGACGCCGGAAGGCGCCTTCTACGTCTACCCCGACGCCAGTGGCCTGATCGGCAAGACCACGCCCAAGGGCGAGCTTATCAGCAGCGACGAGGCGCTGATCGGCTATTTCCTCGACGAAGCCCGCGTCGCCGCCGTGCACGGGGCCGCCTTCGGCCTCTCGCCGGCCTTCCGCATCAGCTACGCGACTTCGGAAGAGGTGCTGAAAAAGGCTTGCACCCGCATTCAGGAAGCCTGCGCAGCCCTGAAGTGACGAAATGGCCCTCCTCATCGGCAAGATGGGGAGGGGCGCACTCACCATCTGAATATTGAGTGGCGGGGCTGGCGCAATGCCGGTCCTGTTTTCATCATCTCAAAATCGGAAACGGAATTTTTCCTCCGCGCCGTCTTGTAGATGGAGCGGCGGGCGCTATATCCCGTTGCGAACCGAAACTGGTCTTGTCCCCGTCATCCATCGCTCCGCATGGCGCGTTGGTCGAACCCCTTCCCAAAGGGCGTTCATTCGGGGCTAAGCCGAGCGACCTTAATTGCCCCCGCTTGTGGTGGCCAAGACGACCGAAAGGAAGAACGCCATGACGGCATTCTTGAAATCCGACCTGTTCCTGCGCTTTCTGGGTGGGTTTGTGATCGGTGCGGTCGGCATGTTCGTGCTTCAGCCGAATGACGATCATTCAGCGCTGACGCCGCCCGCCATGGCCGCTTCGGTCAGCGCGGCCCCGGCAGCGGGCAATGCGGCGCTCTGACGGCATAGCCCTTGTCTTTCTGGCGGCTTTGGCCGTCGCTTCCCCGCTGCGCGCCGAGCGGCCGGTCCTTGCTCCTGTCCCAACCATCGATGCCACTCCGAGCAGCAGGCTCGAAACCGCCGTTTTCGCGGGCGGCTGCTATTGGGGCGTGGAAGGCGTTTTTTCCCACGTAAAGGGCGTGCATCTCGCCGTCTCCGGTTTCGCGGGTGGTCCGCGCAACCGCAAGGTCGACTATGAGCGCGTGAGCGAGGGCGACACCGGCTTCGCCGAGTCCGTCCGCGTCACCTACGATCCCGAACAGGTGAGCTACGGCACGCTGTTGCGCATCTTCTTCTCGGTGATCGTCGACCCGACGACGCTCAACTATCAGGGGCCGGATCATGGCACCCAATATCGCAGCGCGCTCTTTCCATTGAACGCGGAACAGGAGAAGGCAGGCAAAGCCTATCTCATCCAACTTGGCCAATCCGGCCTCTGGCAAGGTCCGATCGTTACTCGCGTCGAGCGCTTCACCGGCTTTCAGGACGCAGCCGCCGATCATCAGAATTTCATGACGCGAAACCCACGCCACCCCTATATCCTGCGCTGGGACGCGCCCAAGCTGACGGCGCTGAAGGCCATGTTCCCGGCGTTCTACAGTGAGAAGCCCTCGGCCTGACCCCTCTGATGGGGCGGTTAGGGTGGGTGGCGGACGGTCGGCTTTCTTTCTGAAACGGCAATTAACTGACGTTTCGTCCCGCACGTCGCGACTGCCATTCCACCATGGCGACGAGAGCTATCACCAAAAGACATGCGATGCGCCAGCCGCTGGAAAGATCAATAAAGAGCAAAAATAGAGGTGCAAGAGTGGCGACGAATAGATTGCCGTGGGCGCGACCATGACGCAGCTTTTCGAGAAAAAGAGAAATGGCGATGCCGACACCTACCAAAGCCAATATCGCGTAAAGTGCCGTATAAGCTAAAGCTGAGCCACCGAAATGCCTAAAAACGGCGCAGAGGATGCTGAGCAGTGCGACTACTAACCAAATGTCACGCGAAGGTTTGAACGAAGGCATTCAAAGGCTTGTAGCGTTGAACGGTCTGTCCGCAATTGAGAAACGAAATTGATCTCGAAACCGGCGATAAATGGTTACCCTCCGTCATCCATTGCCCAAACGAGAACGGGCGGAGCCTGTCGCCAGACTCCGCCCGATTACCTGATCTCTAAAAATCGAAGGCCGTTATTTCGGCGCCAGCACCATCAGCATCTGGCGGCCTTCCATGCGCGGATAGGCTTCGACCTTGGCGATCTCGCCGACATTCTCGGCCACGCGCTGGAGCAGCTGCATACCGAGCTGCTGGTGGCTCAATTCGCGGCCACGGAAGCGCAGGGTGATCTTCACCTTGTCGCCGTCGCCGATGAAGTCATGGACCTTCTTCATCTTCGTATCATAGTCATGATCGTCGATGTTCGGACGCATCTTGATCTCTTTGAGTTCCTGCGTCTTCTGGGTCTTGCGGGCGATATTCGCCTTTTTCTGGGCTTCGTACTTATATTTGCCGATGTCGAGGAACTTGCAGACCGGCGGATCGGCGGTGGGCGACACCTCGACCAGGTCCAGCCCGATCTCATAGGCGCGCTCAATCGCCTCCTGCGTATACATCACGCCCAGATTTTCGCCTTCGTCGTCGATCACGCGCACCTTGGGCACGGTGATGAACTCATTGTAACGGGGACCGGACTTCGGCGGCGGCGCCATCGGACGGCGCATCATTGGGGGACGTATAGTAGCTTCTCCTACGGTAGTTAAAACAACGACTCTGGCGGCGCTTTAGCGCAAAGCCGAAAGGGGCGGCAAGTCCGCAGTTGCGGATTCACCAACCCCATGTGGCATTGCTGCCTCACTGCATATCGGGCGCGAGCGCCTCTTTTGCAAGACGGGCGATGACATCCTCGACAGAAAGGATGGTCTGCCCTTCCTTGCCCAGCTCGCGCAGCGCCACCGTGCCCTCATCGGCCTCACGGCGGCCGACGACCAGCAAATTCGGCACTTTTGCAAGGCTATGCTCGCGCACCTTGTAGTTGATCTTCTCGTTGCGAACATCGGTTTCCGCCCGGATTCCCGCCGCCCGCAGCTTCTCCACGACCGTCTGGGCATAACCGTCGGCGTCGGACACGATGGTCGCCACCACCGCTTGCACCGGCGCCAGCCAGAGCGGGAATTTGCCTGCATAATGTTCGATCAGTATGCCGATGAAGCGCTCATAGGAGCCGAAAATCGCGCGATGGAGCATCACCGGCCGGTGCCGCTCGCCATCTTCCGCCACATAGGATGCGTCGAGTCGCTCCGGCAGCACGCGGTCGGATTGGATCGTCCCGACCTGCCAGGTCCGCCCGATCGCGTCGGTCAGATGCCATTCCAGCTTGGGCGCATAGAAGGCGCCTTCGCCGGGCAGCTCCTCCCAGCCATATTCCGGCGTGTTCAGCCCCGCTGCCGCGACGGCGTTGCGCAGTTCTTCCTCGGCCTTGTCCCACATTTCGTCCGTGCCGAAGCGCTTCTCCGGACGCAGCGCCAGCTTGATCGAATAGGTAAAGCCAAAATCCTTGTAGATCCGATCCGCCAGCGCACAGAAAGCGCGGACTTCCTCTACGATCTGATCCTCGCGGCAGAAGATATGCGCGTCGTCCTGCGTGAACTGGCGCACCCGCATCAGCCCATGCAGCGCCCCATGCGGCTCGTTGCGATGGCAGCAGCCATTTTCATAGAAACGCAGCGGCAGGTCGCGATAGCTTTTGATCCCCTGCTTGAAGATCAGGATGTGCGCCGGGCAGTTCATGGGCTTGAGCGCCATCCAGTCGGCATCATCCGACACCAGCGGGCCTTCATCCGCAACGTTCGGCACCTCGTCGGGGATCACGAACATATTCTCGCGATATTTGCCCCAGTGACCGGACTGCTCCCACTGGCGGGCGTCCATCACCTGCGGCGTCTTGACCTCGCGATAGCCCGCGTCGTCGATGGCGCGGCGCATATAGGCCTCCAGCGCGCGCCAGATCAGATAGCCCTTGGGGTGCCAGAAGACTGACCCATGCGCCTCCTGCTGGAGGTGGAACAGGTCCATCTCCGCGCCCAGTTTGCGATGGTCGCGCTTGCCCGCTTCCTCCAGCCGCGTCAGATGCGCGTCGAGCTGCTTCTTGTTGAGCCAGCCGGTGCCATAGACGCGGCTGAGCATCGCATTCTTCTGGTCGCCGCGCCAATAGGCGCCCGACACGCGGGTCAGCTTGAACGCCGCCGGATCGAGCTTGCCCGTCGAGGCCAGATGCGGTCCCCGGCACATGTCGAGCCACTCATTGCCCGACCAGTAGACCGTCAGTTCCTCGCCCTCCGGCAGTTCGGCGGCCCATTCGGCCTTGAACGTCTCGCCTTCGGATTTCCAACGGGCGATCAGCTCCTCGCGCTTCCACACCTCGCGGCGCAGCGGCTTGTTGGCGGCGATGATCTCGCGCATCTTCGCCTCGATGGCGGGCAGGTCCTCCTCGGTGAAGGGCCGATGCTTTCCTTCGATGACTGGGGGCGCGAAGTCATAATAAAAGCCGTCGTCGGTCGACGGCCCGAAGGTGATCTGCGTCCCTGGAAACAGCGCCTGCACCGCCTCGGCCAGCACATGCGCGAAGTCATGCCGCGCCAGTTCCAGCGCGTCGGCTTCGTCCTTCGCCGTGACCAGCGCCAGCTGCGAATCCTGCTCCAGCGGCCGCATGATGTCGCGCAGTTCGCCATCGACTCGCGCGGCGATGGCGGCCTTGGCCAGACCCGGCCCGATCGCCGCCGCAATGTCCGCCGGGGTAGTGCCGGGCGCGACTTCACGCACGGAACCATCGGGCAGGGTGATCTTGAGCATGGCGGACACGGGTGGTCTTTCTGTTGAAATGAGATTGCAGCGGCCGAAAAAGCCGCGCCTTCCCCATAAATGGGCCGCCCGTGCTGTCAATAGAAGCGTTCTGAAGTCGGCCGGAATGGCCGACGGCTCGCAGAACGCGGCAAACAGACGATCCTTAAGGGTCTTGCCAGAGCCCCGCCATCAGGGCATGTGTTATGTGTTGTTATATCATTATTTCAACAGGAGGGATGCAAATGGCTTTGAGCTTCGCAAGACCTGACAGCGCCGAGGGGGAGGCGCCCCTATCCGACATGAACACCACCCCGCTGATCGATGTGATGCTGGTGCTGCTGATCATGTTCATCATCACCATCCCGATCCAGACGCACAGCGTGGGCATCGATCTGCCGCAAACGCCGAAAAAGATCGTTCAGCCACCCATCGACACGGTCAAGAACCGCCTCGGCATCGATGCGGACGGCGTCATCCGCTGGAACGGCGCGGCGGTCGACCGTCTGACGCTCCGCCAATATCTCGCCGCCTCGCTGCGGATGCCGGTCGAGCCGGAACTCCAGTTCCAGCCCGACGCCGACGCCCGCTATGTGACAGTCGATGAAGTGCTGGCCGACATCCGTCGCGCCGGGGTCAAGAAGCTCGGTTTCATCGGCAATGAACGTTACGCCAGCTTCTGACCGGCTGTAAAATAAGCTTGTTGCTCTATTTCAGCGGGATAGCCGCCAAAGCGGGCCTGATTCCCCTTGACCAACGGCCCTCGGCATAGTCTTCTTCGGCCGGGGACTACAGGGGGGAACCATGGATCAGGAACGCATTGGCGGCGACGGCTTCGCCTTTGAAGGAAACTGGCGCGCCTATGCGCCCATCGCTTTCACCAATCTGCTGCTGACGATCGTGACGCTCGGCATCTACCGTTTCTGGGCGACCACCCGGACACGGCGTTATCTCTGGGCGAATACGCGCTTCATCGACGACCGGCTGGAATGGACCGGGACCGGCAAGGAACTGTTCCTCGGCTTTCTGATGGTGGTGGTGCTGATCGGTATTCCGTTCCTGTTCCTGCAATTCGGTGCGCAGGCGCTGGTGCTTCAGGGCCATGCGGGCTTGGCAAGCATTTTGACGCTCGCGGCCTTCGTCACCATCTTCTACATGGTCGGCCTCGCCCGCTTCCGTGCGCTGCGCTATCGGCTCAGCCGGACATGGTGGCACGGCATTCGCGGCGGCAGCGATGACCAAGGCTTCGGCTACGGCATTTCCTATATGTGGAAGAGCGCGGTCGGCAGTCTCGCTTTGGGGTTGATGATCCCCTGGTCGATGATGTCGCTGTGGAACGAGCGCTGGAACAAGATGAGCTTTGGCCCGCACAGCTTCGAGGCGGCGGGCGATCACGGCCCGGTCTTCAAGCGCTTCCTGCTTTTCTACCTGCTGCCTTTCATCATCATTGCACTGGTTGGTGTAGCGGCTGTGTGGGGCGGTTCGGGCTTGCGTGGGATGGGATCGGGAGGACCAACGACCGGCATGGTCCTGGCGTTCATGTTGGTTCCTCTTCTTGCCTATATTCTGTTCGGGATCATCACGCTCGCCTTCTACGCCAAATTCTTCCGGGAAGCGGTGGAAGGCCTGTCGCTCACCGGCCTCAACTTCCATTTCCATGCCCGTACCAAGGACTGGTTCCTGCTCTTCCTGGGCGACATCGCACTGGTGATCGCAACGCTCGGCATCGGGTCGATCTT
This region of Sphingobium sp. EM0848 genomic DNA includes:
- a CDS encoding AI-2E family transporter is translated as MDRISSPATRIEDGVFLGFVLIVSIAFAMVIEPFFAAILWGVIAAILFAPVNQALLQAMPRRRNSAAGLTLLLIVGLVIVPAIILSIALVQEATLFYGRVESGQINIPKMFEQFQASLPSWASAFLARLGITNFDAVREMLGSGIASSFRTLATQALAIGQSAFSFLVALSVMLYLTFFLLRDGALLAARFDAAAPMRTTYRRALMQQFVVVTRATIKGSIIVAIVQGLIGGVVFWALGLPGALLWGVLMGAFSLIPAVGTGLVWVPVAIYLFVTGAVVKGLILAFCGMFVIGMVDNILRPVLVGRDTRIPDYVVLITTLGGIDLFGFNGIVIGPVIAALFIATWNIVTRMRSGVDGLEGPLTEEPGQA
- a CDS encoding YceI family protein, which produces MQRYSRIAIFLHWAIAAMLAFQIAVGWALEDLGARGFALFQLHKSIGILILLLTLARIAIRYWKPRPAPTEHGWQGALAKAVHAGLYVFMLGAPLTGWALVSTAKVKVPTLIFGVVPLPHLPLPMSVNDPAFAAHSVLAWVGIALFALHVAGALRHHFLMRDGLMWRMMPVRSPALLAALPGLIAVGFVLGRIILPTPAPKAIAALVPPVAVEEEAAANVAEAVDNVANAALPASADNAAAVEEPVGPPPNWAVQPGGSIGFSVGNSGETISGNFAKWTAKIVMNPDHPDSADIRVEIDLASASVGDSYKDGMLAGDEFFGVAAHPKAVFTAKGAEKTGANGYRASGTLSLKGVSKPQSIRFTLSGKGKARKVAGSATITRASFGVGNGDSSTGLDPKVTVHFGFSAKAE
- a CDS encoding thioesterase family protein; the encoded protein is MAKPESWRLSPEAYRFVTSIDTRFQDIDTMGHINNVAISGIFETARIRFHHHLGRHPQEQGVRWMVANVNLNFVEEAHFPYPFEVHCAIGHIGRTSWTISSAGFQKGVCVATCDTTVVTHGSEGRRSIDETLREAMERNFIIQPA
- a CDS encoding DUF983 domain-containing protein, producing MNTSPSPDDVARPFGPALSLALRGRCPACGEGKMFARFLKPSPACGHCGQAWDQSRADDFPAYIVILLLGHILVPLMIEVNASLEIPLGVQAVLWPGLAILLAVAMIQPVKGAVIAFQWSRRMDGFA
- a CDS encoding aminodeoxychorismate synthase component I; its protein translation is MRLPGPTEAFALFDDARTRAPAPARLYRDPVSIIAAHAQEEVQPALDRLAEAAEAGLHAAGFISYEAGLALEDRLRPVAARHRADAPGTPLLWFGLFEGVRLIEPDALPDLLPDPASARVNSVTPLIDEAAYRAAFAQVQDYIRAGDIYQVNLTFPCAARFSGDPMALYAAIRPRQNAGYGGVIRTGDHSILSFSPELFFTHVRGQLTARPMKGTAPRDADPAGDAALRDWLESDPKQRAENLMIVDLLRNDLSRVSRAGTVTVPDLFKVETYPTVHQMVSTVRARLLPGLSPVDVLRVLFPCGSITGAPKVRAMEIIDAVEPHPRGIYTGSMGWIDPEGDAAFNVAIRTICVEEGSSEGRLGLGSGIVADSEVASEWAECLAKGRFLTPVE
- a CDS encoding aminotransferase class IV; its protein translation is MALADGRFDLLETMAFDPVDGIRLLELHMERLRDSATALDFAFDRHDVRNELQAATFRLRERSRLRLLVSRRGSIAIEVREHRTWPQAIMHVACVPRKTPANDPRLAHKTTDRALYRDALKRGGTYEVVMTDEQGFLTEGSFSSIFVERGDKLLTPPLSRGLLPGVLRRSLIDMGEAIEADLRPRDLENGFFIGNAARGMVAASLVR
- a CDS encoding pyridoxal phosphate-dependent aminotransferase, which gives rise to MSQTSAALGRIQPSATLAMSARVNALKAEGVDVIGLSAGEPDFDTPDFVKEAGIEAIRKNLTRYTDVDGTADVKEAVAFKFQRDNGLVYKRSQISVNSGGKHTLFNALVATVDVGDEVIIPAPYWVSYPDIVNFAGGTPVFIEGPASQGYKITAAQLEAAITPRTKWVMLNSPSNPSGAAYSAAELKELGEVLLRHPHVLVMTDDMYEHVWYAPTPFATIAQVCPDLYDRTLTVNGCSKAFSMTGWRIGFAGGPEWIIKAMGKLQSQSTSNPCSISQAAAAAALTGPQDFLEDRNAAFKKRRDMVVAMLNDAPGLDCPTPEGAFYVYPDASGLIGKTTPKGELISSDEALIGYFLDEARVAAVHGAAFGLSPAFRISYATSEEVLKKACTRIQEACAALK
- the msrA gene encoding peptide-methionine (S)-S-oxide reductase MsrA, whose translation is MRRSDGIALVFLAALAVASPLRAERPVLAPVPTIDATPSSRLETAVFAGGCYWGVEGVFSHVKGVHLAVSGFAGGPRNRKVDYERVSEGDTGFAESVRVTYDPEQVSYGTLLRIFFSVIVDPTTLNYQGPDHGTQYRSALFPLNAEQEKAGKAYLIQLGQSGLWQGPIVTRVERFTGFQDAAADHQNFMTRNPRHPYILRWDAPKLTALKAMFPAFYSEKPSA